A single genomic interval of Flavobacteriales bacterium harbors:
- a CDS encoding LytTR family DNA-binding domain-containing protein: MIQAIIVDDESSCRNVLSALLQSIAPQVKIIGTAQNVNEAVILIDELKPELVILDVELGDELSFKIFEKVSYRQFYSIITSAHEKYAIRAFKASCLEYLLKPVDSTELAQAIVKFERQRQITFNQKKIELLLENIGSAGNAIQKIAIPCHDGYAFVNVADIIYCEADAKYTKIYTRNNEHILSSKNLGEFEELLDYNPFFRCHKSYIININFVKKFLRSDSLVEMSNGTRIDVATRKKDDFLKLFEKL, encoded by the coding sequence ATGATACAGGCCATTATTGTTGATGATGAATCGTCGTGCAGAAACGTATTATCTGCTTTATTGCAAAGCATCGCTCCACAAGTTAAAATTATAGGAACTGCTCAAAACGTAAATGAAGCTGTAATTCTAATTGATGAATTGAAACCTGAGTTGGTTATTCTTGATGTTGAACTTGGCGATGAATTGAGTTTTAAAATTTTCGAAAAAGTAAGTTATCGTCAGTTTTACTCCATCATCACCAGTGCGCATGAAAAATATGCCATTCGCGCATTTAAAGCCAGTTGTCTGGAATATCTCCTCAAACCGGTCGACAGTACAGAATTAGCACAAGCCATTGTAAAGTTTGAACGTCAGCGGCAAATCACGTTTAATCAAAAGAAAATCGAATTGTTGCTGGAGAATATCGGTTCGGCGGGAAATGCGATTCAAAAAATTGCTATTCCTTGTCACGATGGTTATGCCTTCGTAAACGTTGCCGACATTATCTATTGTGAAGCGGATGCCAAATACACTAAAATTTATACGAGAAATAACGAGCATATATTATCCTCTAAAAATCTTGGTGAATTTGAAGAACTGCTCGACTACAATCCTTTTTTTCGTTGTCATAAATCCTACATCATCAACATCAACTTCGTAAAGAAATTTTTGAGGTCAGACTCCTTGGTAGAGATGAGTAATGGAACACGGATAGATGTTGCCACCCGTAAAAAAGACGATTTTCTGAAATTATTTGAGAAGCTTTAA